One genomic region from Cetobacterium sp. ZOR0034 encodes:
- a CDS encoding TatD family hydrolase, with protein MKLVDTHCHLDNEKFDLDRLEVIERIKDKLEFCVNIGYDLKSSKRSLELAKEYDFIYAVVGVHPIDIAEYNDELEKELEVIAKDSKVVAIGEIGLDYHWMTEPKEVQQDRFRKQLELAKRVGKPVVIHTRDAMEDTVNILKEYPEIEGVIHCYPGSLETAKVLVDRFYLGIGGTLTFKNAKKTVEVVRDIPLDRIVIETDCPYLTPEPFRGKRNEPIYVEHVAQKIAEIKEISVEEVTKTTTENAKKLYKIG; from the coding sequence ATGAAATTAGTTGATACACATTGCCATTTAGATAATGAAAAATTCGATTTAGATAGATTAGAAGTTATAGAAAGAATAAAAGATAAATTAGAATTTTGTGTAAATATAGGATATGATTTAAAAAGTTCAAAAAGAAGTTTAGAATTAGCAAAAGAGTATGATTTTATATATGCAGTTGTAGGTGTCCATCCAATTGATATAGCAGAGTATAATGACGAGCTAGAAAAAGAGCTAGAGGTAATAGCAAAAGATTCTAAAGTTGTTGCTATAGGTGAGATTGGATTGGATTATCATTGGATGACAGAACCAAAAGAGGTTCAGCAAGATAGATTTAGGAAGCAGTTAGAGTTAGCAAAAAGAGTAGGTAAACCTGTTGTTATTCATACAAGAGACGCGATGGAAGATACAGTTAATATTTTAAAAGAGTATCCAGAGATAGAGGGGGTTATTCATTGTTATCCTGGGTCTTTAGAAACTGCAAAGGTTTTAGTAGATAGATTTTACTTAGGAATAGGTGGAACTTTAACTTTTAAAAATGCAAAGAAAACCGTTGAAGTTGTAAGAGATATACCACTAGATAGAATAGTTATAGAGACGGATTGTCCATACTTAACTCCTGAACCTTTTAGAGGAAAAAGAAATGAACCTATTTATGTAGAGCATGTCGCTCAAAAAATTGCTGAAATAAAAGAGATTTCAGTAGAAGAGGTTACAAAAACGACAACAGAGAACGCTAAAAAACTTTATAAAATAGGATAG
- the acpS gene encoding holo-ACP synthase → MKFVRIGNDIVEISRIESAISKKGFKERVFTEKEIEQIEAKGGKSESYAGRFSAKEAIAKALGTGVRGFNLVDIEILNNSLGKPEVKLYGNLKEKNVNVEISISHCKDYATAVAIIMEREE, encoded by the coding sequence ATGAAGTTTGTAAGAATAGGAAACGATATCGTAGAAATATCTAGAATAGAGAGTGCAATAAGTAAAAAGGGTTTTAAAGAACGTGTTTTTACAGAGAAAGAGATAGAGCAGATTGAAGCAAAAGGTGGAAAAAGTGAAAGCTATGCGGGAAGATTTTCAGCTAAAGAGGCTATCGCAAAAGCTTTGGGAACAGGAGTTAGAGGTTTTAATCTTGTAGATATTGAGATATTGAATAATTCACTGGGAAAGCCTGAAGTAAAACTTTATGGAAATTTGAAAGAAAAAAATGTAAATGTAGAAATATCTATTTCACATTGTAAAGATTATGCAACTGCTGTTGCAATAATAATGGAGAGGGAGGAATAA
- a CDS encoding NAD(P)H-dependent oxidoreductase subunit E, whose protein sequence is MKDFYKELDNFIESLDNKKDDYKILSFVVDELGYIPDEVIDYVAKKIDVFSFSLDSTIRFYPKLQKARTKFYVQICTGRNCNQPGLKEKISEIKSKINFVIDERHCLGRCSKGNALKVNEEYYSYKSLDELEKILLNLK, encoded by the coding sequence ATGAAAGATTTTTATAAAGAGTTAGATAACTTTATAGAAAGTTTAGATAATAAAAAAGATGACTATAAAATACTTTCTTTTGTTGTTGATGAACTTGGATATATTCCTGATGAAGTGATTGATTATGTAGCTAAGAAAATAGATGTATTTTCATTTTCTTTAGATAGTACGATAAGGTTTTATCCAAAACTACAAAAAGCTAGAACGAAATTTTATGTACAGATATGTACAGGAAGAAATTGTAATCAGCCGGGATTAAAAGAGAAAATATCAGAGATTAAAAGTAAGATTAATTTTGTAATAGATGAAAGACATTGCTTGGGAAGATGTTCAAAGGGAAATGCTTTGAAAGTAAATGAAGAATATTATTCATATAAAAGTTTAGATGAGTTAGAAAAGATATTATTAAACTTAAAATAA
- the prfB gene encoding peptide chain release factor 2 (programmed frameshift): MDILELKREYNQFKNQIDAIRGSLDLDTRKEKISSLEKKTLEDGFWNDKLTSGKIIKEMNEEKDIVKEFETIENMFFDEEILIDFVDSGEEDFVEELEEKHSKLMQTIENFDTKMLLDGEYDGNNAIVTIHSGAGGTEACDWADMLYRMYMRWFNNRGYKVTEMDYMAGDSVGIKSITLLVEGTRAYGYLKGEKGVHRLVRISPFDANKKRHTSFASVDIMPEVDETVEITIDPGDLRVDTYRASGAGGQHVNMTDSAVRITHIPTGVVVTCQRERSQLSNRETAMKLLKSKLLEIEMKKKEEELKKIQGEQSDIGWGNQIRSYVFQPYTMVKDHRTAVESGNIRAVMDGDIDDFINGYLRWSKNKN, translated from the exons ATGGATATTTTAGAATTAAAAAGAGAATACAATCAGTTTAAAAATCAGATTGATGCTATAAGGGGGTCTCTT GACTTAGATACTAGAAAAGAGAAAATCTCATCTTTAGAGAAAAAAACTTTAGAAGATGGATTTTGGAATGATAAATTAACTAGTGGAAAAATTATAAAAGAGATGAACGAGGAAAAAGATATAGTTAAAGAGTTTGAAACTATAGAAAATATGTTTTTTGATGAAGAGATTTTAATAGATTTTGTAGATTCAGGAGAGGAAGATTTTGTAGAAGAGTTAGAAGAGAAACACTCTAAGCTTATGCAAACGATAGAAAATTTTGATACAAAGATGTTATTAGATGGAGAATATGATGGAAACAACGCTATAGTAACAATTCATTCGGGAGCAGGAGGAACAGAAGCTTGTGACTGGGCAGATATGCTATATAGAATGTATATGAGATGGTTTAATAACAGAGGATACAAAGTAACTGAAATGGATTATATGGCGGGAGATTCTGTAGGGATTAAATCGATAACTCTTTTAGTTGAAGGAACAAGAGCTTACGGGTATTTAAAAGGTGAAAAAGGAGTACATAGACTTGTTAGAATATCACCTTTTGATGCGAATAAGAAAAGACATACATCTTTTGCTTCAGTAGATATAATGCCTGAAGTTGATGAAACGGTTGAGATAACAATAGATCCAGGTGATTTAAGAGTTGACACATATAGAGCATCGGGAGCTGGTGGACAGCACGTAAATATGACAGATTCAGCAGTAAGAATTACTCATATACCTACTGGGGTTGTTGTAACTTGTCAAAGAGAGAGATCACAACTAAGTAATAGAGAAACGGCTATGAAACTTTTAAAATCTAAACTTCTAGAGATCGAGATGAAAAAGAAAGAGGAAGAGTTGAAAAAAATTCAAGGAGAGCAAAGTGATATTGGTTGGGGAAATCAAATAAGATCATATGTATTCCAGCCTTATACAATGGTTAAAGATCATAGAACAGCTGTGGAGTCAGGAAATATTAGAGCCGTTATGGATGGAGATATAGATGACTTCATAAATGGGTATTTAAGATGGTCAAAAAATAAAAACTAG
- the gltX gene encoding glutamate--tRNA ligase, whose translation MERRVRTRIAPSPTGDPHVGTAYIALFNLAFAYKNGGDFILRIEDTDQNRYTEGSEQMIFDALKWLGLDYAEGPDVGGPTGPYRQSERFHLYGEYAHKLVEKGEAYHCFCTQERLEKLRERQKAMGKAPGYDGHCRSLSKEEIDAKLAAKEEFVIRLKMPYEGETIIKDRLRGDIVFENNKIDDQVLLKGDGFPTYHLANVVDDYLMNITHVIRAEEWIASTPKHIQLYKAFGWQEPEFIHMPLLRNSDRTKISKRKNPVSLNWYKEEGYLKEGIVNFLGLMGYSFGENKEIFTLQEFNENFDIDKVSLGGPVFDLVKLGWVNNQHMRMKDLKELTELAVPFFRNAGLIGEELTEKEFETLSRIVDILREGAQTIKEIVAQSEVYFKDEYTLPVVTEETDKKEVKGIERLYTVIQDEAGKKSINLFEEKIAAESEEISIDRAKELLKETLDTIGEGPGKVYMPLRAVLTGLPKGADLYNLVSIIGRDRTLARIERMKKLYNI comes from the coding sequence ATGGAAAGAAGAGTAAGAACGAGAATCGCACCTTCTCCAACAGGAGATCCACATGTAGGAACAGCTTACATTGCGTTATTCAACTTAGCTTTTGCTTATAAAAATGGTGGAGACTTTATACTAAGAATAGAGGATACTGACCAAAACAGATATACAGAAGGGTCAGAGCAAATGATATTTGATGCTCTAAAGTGGTTAGGATTAGATTACGCTGAAGGTCCTGATGTTGGTGGACCAACTGGACCATACAGACAATCTGAAAGATTCCACTTATATGGAGAGTATGCACATAAATTAGTTGAGAAGGGAGAAGCTTACCACTGCTTCTGTACTCAAGAGAGACTAGAAAAATTAAGAGAAAGACAAAAGGCTATGGGAAAAGCTCCAGGATATGATGGACACTGTAGATCTCTTTCAAAAGAGGAAATAGATGCTAAATTAGCAGCTAAAGAGGAGTTTGTAATCAGACTTAAAATGCCTTATGAAGGAGAAACAATCATAAAGGATAGATTAAGAGGAGATATCGTTTTTGAAAATAACAAAATCGATGATCAAGTTTTATTAAAAGGAGATGGATTCCCAACTTACCACTTAGCAAACGTTGTTGATGATTACTTAATGAATATCACTCACGTAATAAGAGCTGAAGAGTGGATTGCATCTACACCTAAGCATATCCAACTTTATAAAGCATTTGGATGGCAAGAACCTGAGTTCATACACATGCCTTTACTTAGAAACTCAGATAGAACAAAAATATCTAAGAGAAAGAATCCAGTTTCATTAAACTGGTACAAAGAGGAAGGATACTTAAAAGAGGGTATCGTAAACTTCTTAGGATTAATGGGATACTCATTTGGAGAAAACAAAGAGATATTTACATTACAAGAGTTCAATGAGAACTTTGATATCGATAAGGTATCTTTAGGAGGTCCTGTATTTGACTTAGTTAAATTAGGATGGGTAAACAACCAACATATGAGAATGAAAGACTTAAAAGAGTTAACTGAGTTAGCTGTTCCATTCTTTAGAAATGCTGGATTAATCGGAGAAGAGTTAACAGAGAAAGAGTTTGAAACACTTTCAAGAATTGTTGATATATTAAGAGAAGGAGCTCAAACAATAAAAGAGATTGTAGCTCAATCAGAAGTATACTTCAAAGATGAGTACACATTACCAGTTGTAACTGAAGAAACAGATAAAAAAGAAGTAAAAGGAATCGAAAGACTTTATACAGTTATTCAAGATGAAGCTGGAAAGAAATCAATTAATTTATTTGAAGAGAAGATTGCAGCTGAATCTGAAGAGATATCAATTGATAGAGCAAAAGAGTTATTAAAAGAAACTCTAGATACAATTGGAGAGGGACCAGGAAAAGTTTACATGCCTTTAAGAGCAGTATTGACTGGACTACCAAAAGGTGCAGACTTATATAACTTAGTTTCTATTATTGGAAGAGACAGAACTTTAGCAAGAATAGAGAGAATGAAAAAATTATACAATATTTAA
- a CDS encoding ATP-dependent endonuclease, translating to MDMKKIMIANWQSIEYVNIEIEKLLILIGESNRGKTSILKALSAFFGQYEIKKEDFKDRTRPIEIRIKCYKTNRGFLTLKLLKRENEEIEYYIVDHGIETKVDLEIIRAEYISLRGAVISSKDNGVYEGLLRIRDIFMDTMDSQIIKDLNSKLEYLGENKLSQSLQRKILFSFLKNILYSIDEYETKIKSKLSDLFLIFEEPELHLNPQESREMYSLLIKLSKIGVQIILETHSSYFVGLKQYKSICLIKKIRGEIKVFQYTGKLLNGDEIKNFNMNYWINPDRGEMFFAKKVILVEGQTDKIALSYLAKKIGVYNYSYSIIECGSKSIIPQFIKVLNGYKIPYVAVYDKDNHRWRNETELDSSNLKNKKIRGIVNRFIGDYIEFENDIEEEICQEERERKNYKNKPYYTLQKISELDFIMSKKLENKIRRIYK from the coding sequence ATGGATATGAAAAAGATTATGATAGCCAATTGGCAGAGTATAGAGTATGTGAATATTGAGATAGAGAAATTATTGATACTGATAGGTGAATCTAATAGAGGAAAAACAAGTATTCTAAAGGCATTATCAGCTTTCTTCGGACAGTATGAGATAAAGAAAGAGGACTTTAAAGATAGAACTAGACCGATTGAAATAAGAATTAAATGTTATAAAACTAATAGAGGTTTTTTAACTTTAAAATTATTGAAAAGAGAGAACGAAGAGATAGAATATTACATAGTAGATCACGGAATAGAAACAAAAGTTGATTTAGAAATAATAAGAGCAGAGTATATATCTCTTAGAGGAGCAGTTATCAGTTCAAAAGATAACGGAGTATATGAAGGACTTTTAAGAATAAGAGATATATTTATGGATACTATGGATAGTCAAATAATAAAAGATTTAAATAGTAAATTAGAATATTTAGGGGAGAATAAATTATCCCAGAGTTTACAAAGAAAGATTTTATTTAGTTTTCTAAAAAATATTTTGTATAGTATTGATGAATACGAAACAAAGATAAAGTCAAAACTTTCTGACTTGTTTTTAATATTTGAAGAACCTGAACTTCATTTGAATCCTCAAGAGAGCAGAGAGATGTATTCGCTACTAATAAAACTTTCTAAAATAGGGGTTCAGATAATTTTAGAAACTCACTCAAGTTATTTTGTGGGATTAAAACAGTATAAGTCGATTTGCTTAATAAAGAAGATTAGAGGAGAGATTAAAGTTTTTCAATATACGGGGAAACTTTTAAATGGAGATGAAATTAAGAATTTCAATATGAACTATTGGATAAATCCAGATAGAGGAGAGATGTTTTTTGCTAAAAAGGTTATATTAGTAGAAGGACAAACAGATAAGATAGCACTTTCTTATTTGGCTAAAAAAATAGGGGTATATAATTATAGTTATTCTATTATAGAGTGTGGAAGTAAAAGTATCATTCCGCAGTTTATAAAGGTTTTGAATGGCTATAAAATACCGTATGTAGCCGTTTATGATAAAGATAATCATAGATGGAGAAATGAAACAGAACTAGATAGTTCGAATCTGAAAAATAAGAAAATAAGAGGAATTGTAAATAGGTTTATTGGAGATTATATAGAGTTCGAAAATGATATAGAAGAAGAGATTTGCCAAGAGGAGAGAGAACGGAAAAATTATAAGAATAAACCATATTATACATTACAAAAAATAAGTGAACTTGATTTTATAATGTCTAAAAAATTAGAAAATAAAATAAGACGCATATATAAATAG
- a CDS encoding chromate transporter, with the protein MIYLILFIEFFKIGMFSFGGGLAMLPLMQEVVFKYSWLTESEFLDVIAISQVTPGPIAINTATFVGHKVGGTLGALVATAGSALPSFIVIIIIASIFSKIKNNPKKEFFFKGVKPVTLALITFAGIIIAKPTFFVNDYSQSLKAILIFIIVFVGTKYLNKINPIIILLTTALAGAFIF; encoded by the coding sequence ATGATTTATTTAATACTTTTTATCGAATTTTTTAAAATAGGAATGTTCTCTTTTGGTGGTGGATTAGCTATGCTTCCACTTATGCAAGAAGTAGTATTTAAGTATAGCTGGTTAACTGAAAGCGAATTTTTAGATGTCATCGCTATATCACAGGTTACACCTGGTCCTATAGCAATCAACACAGCCACTTTCGTTGGCCATAAAGTTGGGGGAACTCTTGGTGCTCTGGTTGCAACTGCCGGGTCTGCTTTACCTTCTTTTATTGTTATTATTATTATCGCAAGCATCTTTTCTAAAATTAAAAACAACCCTAAAAAAGAGTTCTTTTTTAAAGGTGTTAAACCAGTAACTTTAGCCTTAATAACATTTGCTGGAATTATAATAGCTAAACCTACATTTTTTGTAAATGATTATTCTCAAAGTCTAAAAGCAATCTTAATTTTTATTATAGTTTTTGTAGGAACAAAGTATTTAAATAAGATAAATCCTATTATAATTCTTTTAACTACAGCTCTGGCTGGAGCATTTATTTTCTAA
- a CDS encoding chromate transporter, whose translation MLELFLTFFKIGMFTFGGGYAMIPLIEREMIYGKKWIDKDELLEIITISQMTPGPIAINAATFIGKKRAGILGSVAATLGVIAPSLLVITIISAFFSKSFLNPTMQKIFIGLRAGIAALILSSVIKLSKNTLIDYFSYIVFIVSLIGLVFFNISPITLILFFGVGCIIFFTIRGEK comes from the coding sequence ATGCTAGAACTTTTTCTTACTTTCTTTAAAATAGGAATGTTTACTTTCGGTGGTGGATACGCTATGATACCTCTTATTGAAAGAGAGATGATATATGGTAAAAAATGGATTGATAAAGATGAATTACTTGAAATTATTACAATTTCACAAATGACACCAGGGCCTATTGCTATAAATGCTGCTACTTTTATAGGAAAAAAAAGAGCTGGGATTTTAGGTTCTGTTGCTGCTACTTTGGGTGTAATAGCGCCATCGCTTTTGGTTATAACTATAATCTCTGCATTCTTCTCTAAAAGTTTTTTAAATCCTACAATGCAGAAGATTTTTATTGGACTTAGAGCTGGGATTGCTGCACTTATTTTATCTTCGGTTATCAAACTATCAAAAAACACTTTAATTGATTACTTTAGTTATATTGTTTTTATAGTTTCATTAATAGGGCTAGTTTTCTTTAATATCTCACCTATTACTTTAATTCTATTTTTTGGTGTTGGATGTATTATATTCTTTACAATTAGAGGTGAAAAATGA
- a CDS encoding ABC-F family ATP-binding cassette domain-containing protein: MIATSNLSMRFSGRKLFEDVSVKFTPGNCYGLIGANGAGKSTFVKILSGDLDPTEGDVIFDKNKRMAVLKQDHFAHEEDTVINVVLMGHTKLWKIIEERNEIYAKSEFSDEDGMRAAELEGEFAELNGWEAETEAEMLLTGLGITADLHYKYMRELSEPDKVKVLLAQALFGNPDVLLLDEPTNGLDIQAIAWLEEFLMNLEDTTVIVISHDRHFLNKVCTHIADIDYGKVKMYVGNYDFWYESNQLMQTLINNKNKKLEQKRQELQEFIARFSANASKSKQATSRKKQLDKLQLEDMQISNRKYPFVEFKPEREAGNNLLKVENLTKIIDGVKILDNVSFTINTNDKVVFISQNDIVKTTLFSILAGEMEADSGTYTWGVTTTQAYMPKDNSEFFENCDLDLIDWLRQYSPDQHDAFVRGFLGRMLFSGEEATKRAKVLSGGEKVRCMLSRMMLTNANVLIFDNPTDHLDLESITSLNKALTNFKGTILFGAHDHEFIQTVANRIIEITPSGLIDKLTEYDDYIADDELQAKIKEMYNV; encoded by the coding sequence ATGATAGCAACTAGCAATCTAAGTATGAGATTCTCTGGTAGAAAACTTTTCGAGGATGTAAGCGTTAAATTTACTCCTGGAAACTGTTATGGACTTATTGGTGCAAACGGTGCCGGAAAATCAACATTTGTTAAAATACTTTCAGGAGATTTAGATCCTACTGAAGGAGATGTAATCTTTGATAAAAACAAAAGAATGGCTGTTCTTAAGCAAGATCACTTTGCTCACGAAGAAGATACAGTTATAAACGTTGTTTTAATGGGACATACTAAACTTTGGAAAATTATTGAAGAGAGAAACGAGATATACGCTAAAAGTGAGTTCTCTGATGAAGATGGTATGAGAGCTGCTGAATTAGAAGGTGAATTCGCTGAATTAAATGGTTGGGAAGCTGAAACTGAAGCTGAAATGCTTTTAACTGGTCTTGGAATTACTGCTGATTTACATTATAAATACATGAGAGAACTTAGCGAGCCTGATAAAGTAAAAGTTTTATTAGCTCAAGCTTTATTCGGAAACCCTGATGTTCTATTATTAGACGAGCCTACAAACGGTCTTGACATTCAAGCTATTGCTTGGTTAGAAGAGTTCTTAATGAATCTAGAAGATACTACTGTTATTGTTATATCGCATGATAGACATTTCTTAAATAAAGTTTGTACTCACATAGCTGATATCGATTATGGTAAAGTTAAAATGTACGTTGGAAACTATGATTTCTGGTACGAATCAAACCAATTAATGCAAACATTAATTAACAACAAAAATAAAAAATTAGAACAAAAGAGACAAGAACTTCAAGAATTCATTGCTAGATTCAGTGCCAACGCATCTAAATCTAAGCAAGCTACTTCTAGAAAGAAGCAATTAGATAAATTACAACTTGAAGATATGCAAATCTCTAATAGAAAATATCCATTCGTTGAATTTAAACCTGAAAGAGAGGCTGGAAACAACCTTCTTAAAGTTGAAAATCTTACTAAGATTATCGATGGAGTTAAGATTTTAGATAACGTATCATTTACAATTAACACAAATGATAAAGTTGTATTCATATCTCAAAACGATATCGTTAAAACAACTCTATTCTCTATCTTAGCTGGAGAGATGGAAGCTGATAGCGGTACTTATACTTGGGGAGTAACAACTACTCAAGCTTATATGCCTAAAGACAACTCAGAGTTCTTCGAAAACTGTGATCTTGATCTTATCGATTGGTTAAGACAATACTCGCCTGATCAACACGATGCATTCGTAAGAGGATTCTTAGGAAGAATGCTATTCTCTGGAGAAGAAGCTACAAAAAGAGCTAAAGTTCTTTCTGGAGGAGAGAAAGTAAGATGTATGTTATCTAGAATGATGTTAACTAATGCTAACGTTTTAATCTTCGATAACCCTACAGACCATTTAGACCTTGAGTCTATTACATCTTTAAACAAAGCTTTAACTAACTTCAAAGGAACGATTCTATTTGGAGCTCATGACCATGAGTTTATCCAAACTGTTGCTAACAGAATAATCGAAATCACTCCAAGTGGACTTATTGATAAGTTAACTGAGTATGATGATTATATTGCTGATGATGAATTACAAGCAAAAATTAAAGAGATGTACAACGTATAA
- a CDS encoding NADH:flavin oxidoreductase has protein sequence MVNLFTPLNIRNKKLKNRVVLPPLVRFSMVEKDGYVTEGLLDWYKDVAEGGTGLIIVEASCVAEDGKLRDNQIGIWSDDFIEGLSKVADIGKQYDVPMLIQIHHAGFKEEVATVSEETLDKILEQFVEAFKRAKKAGFDGIEIHGAHTYLLSQLNSRLWNVRNDKYGGSFEKRMFFTKELIERTRELFDEDFILGYRMGGNEPTLEDGIEIAKYLEKIGVDVIHVSSGVPDPEKKQLVKVDIPEDFEFDWVVYLGVEIKKHVNVPVIGVRNIKTEEQASTLIESGMLDLVAIGRGMIARPNWVQFAKKEYFKRTGKMVD, from the coding sequence ATAGTGAATTTATTTACTCCTTTGAATATAAGAAATAAAAAACTTAAAAATAGAGTAGTTTTACCACCATTAGTTAGATTTTCTATGGTAGAAAAAGATGGATATGTAACAGAGGGTTTATTAGATTGGTATAAAGATGTTGCAGAGGGTGGAACAGGATTAATTATAGTTGAAGCTAGTTGTGTTGCAGAAGATGGAAAGTTAAGAGATAACCAAATAGGGATTTGGAGTGATGATTTTATAGAAGGATTATCAAAAGTTGCAGATATCGGGAAACAATACGATGTTCCAATGTTGATTCAGATTCATCATGCGGGATTTAAAGAGGAAGTTGCAACTGTATCTGAAGAAACTTTAGATAAAATTTTAGAGCAGTTTGTAGAAGCCTTTAAAAGAGCTAAAAAAGCCGGGTTTGATGGAATAGAGATACATGGTGCACATACATATCTTTTATCTCAACTTAATTCAAGACTTTGGAACGTTAGAAATGATAAATATGGTGGAAGTTTTGAAAAAAGAATGTTTTTCACAAAAGAGTTAATAGAAAGAACAAGAGAGCTTTTTGATGAAGATTTTATATTGGGTTATAGAATGGGTGGAAATGAACCTACATTAGAAGATGGAATAGAGATAGCTAAATATTTGGAAAAAATTGGAGTGGATGTTATCCATGTTTCTTCGGGAGTTCCAGATCCAGAAAAGAAACAACTCGTTAAAGTTGATATACCAGAAGATTTTGAATTTGACTGGGTAGTTTATTTAGGAGTAGAAATAAAAAAGCATGTAAATGTACCAGTTATAGGTGTAAGAAATATAAAAACTGAAGAACAAGCAAGTACTTTGATTGAAAGTGGAATGTTAGATTTAGTAGCAATAGGTAGAGGAATGATTGCAAGACCAAATTGGGTTCAATTTGCTAAAAAAGAGTATTTTAAAAGAACAGGAAAAATGGTGGACTAA
- the earP gene encoding elongation factor P maturation arginine rhamnosyltransferase EarP encodes MEIKSLDIFCEIIDNFGDIGVVYRVAKEFKSIYNENIEIRVFLNRLDEFLPLNKRARNVGYQKIDGIEYITNEYLAKNICTFSPANVIIEAFGCNILEGYLNKAKDESSLLINLEYLSGESWIEEVHLMESPIGAKKLRKYFFMPGFKENTGGVIVDKLFLNRKLEVQNNKSIYIEKYLPDLSDRDYFIGTIFSYEKNFLPLLNVLLKNGKNNCLLVLGQKSQDSIKIILEKLDFVEVSKDSYEMGNLKIKFMPFLEQEEYEELINVVDYNFVRGEDSFVRALLTGKPFMWHIYLQEEMAHMDKIDGFIERYKEVLEEFNLEIPLNIQTKLLRDYNLRDSNSLELGRENYEEFFKEFEQISQLTKAYSEYIELKCNLIDKLNRFILKY; translated from the coding sequence ATGGAGATAAAAAGTTTAGATATTTTCTGTGAGATAATTGATAACTTTGGTGATATAGGTGTTGTTTATAGAGTTGCGAAAGAGTTCAAAAGTATATATAATGAAAACATAGAGATTAGAGTTTTTTTAAATCGATTGGATGAGTTTTTACCTTTAAACAAAAGAGCTAGAAATGTTGGTTATCAAAAGATAGATGGAATAGAGTATATAACTAATGAATATTTAGCTAAAAATATATGTACATTTTCTCCTGCAAATGTTATAATAGAGGCCTTTGGATGTAATATTTTAGAGGGATATTTGAATAAAGCTAAAGATGAATCATCTTTACTTATAAATTTAGAATATTTATCTGGAGAAAGTTGGATAGAGGAAGTTCATTTGATGGAGTCGCCTATTGGAGCAAAAAAGTTGAGAAAATATTTCTTTATGCCTGGCTTTAAAGAGAATACAGGTGGAGTTATAGTGGATAAGTTATTTTTAAATAGAAAGTTAGAGGTACAAAATAATAAGAGTATCTATATAGAAAAATACTTACCAGATTTAAGTGATAGAGATTATTTTATAGGAACTATATTTAGTTATGAAAAAAACTTTTTACCTCTTTTAAATGTCTTATTAAAAAATGGTAAAAATAATTGCCTACTGGTATTAGGACAAAAATCTCAAGATAGTATAAAAATAATTTTAGAAAAATTAGATTTTGTTGAAGTATCAAAAGACAGTTATGAAATGGGAAATTTAAAAATTAAATTTATGCCTTTTTTAGAGCAGGAAGAGTATGAAGAGTTAATAAACGTTGTTGATTATAATTTTGTAAGAGGAGAAGATTCTTTTGTAAGAGCACTTCTTACAGGAAAGCCATTTATGTGGCATATCTATTTACAAGAAGAGATGGCGCACATGGATAAAATAGATGGTTTTATAGAAAGATATAAAGAAGTTTTAGAGGAATTTAATTTAGAAATTCCTTTAAATATACAGACAAAGCTATTAAGAGATTATAATTTAAGAGATAGTAACTCTTTAGAGCTAGGTAGAGAGAATTATGAGGAATTCTTTAAAGAGTTTGAACAGATTTCTCAACTGACTAAAGCTTATTCAGAGTATATCGAACTAAAGTGTAATCTTATAGATAAATTAAATAGATTTATTTTAAAATATTAG